One window of Triticum dicoccoides isolate Atlit2015 ecotype Zavitan chromosome 5A, WEW_v2.0, whole genome shotgun sequence genomic DNA carries:
- the LOC119297790 gene encoding purple acid phosphatase 15-like, which yields MPSNTMWWGSLRLLLLLAAAVAAAAEPASTLTGPSRPVTVALRKDRGHAVDLPDTDPRVQRRATGWAPEQITVALSAAPTSAWVSWITGEFQMGGTVKPLNPGTVASVVRYGLAADSLVHEATGDALVYSQLYPFEGLQNYTSGIIHHVRLQGLEPATKYYYQCGDPGIPGAMSAVHAFRTMPAVGPRSYPGRIAVVGDLGLTYNTTSTVDHMVSNRPDLVLLVGDVCYANMYLTNGTGADCYSCAFGKSTPIHETYQPRWDYWGRYMEAVTSGTPMMVVEGNHEIEEQIGNKTFAAYRSRFAFPSTESGSFSPFYYSFDAGGIHFIMLAAYADYSRSGEQYRWLVKDLAKVDRAVTPWLVAGWHAPWYTTYKAHYREVECMRVAMEELLYSHGLDIAFTGHVHAYERSNRVFNYTLDPCGAVHISVGDGGNREKMATTHADEPGHCPDPRPKPNAFIGGFCAFNFTSGPAAGRFCWDRQPDYSAYRESSFGHGILEVKNETHALWRWHRNQDHYGSAGDEIYIVREPHRCLHKHNSTRPAHGRQNTTRESGG from the exons ATGCCAAGCAACACCATGTGGTGGGGGTcgctgcggctgctgctgctgctcgcggcggcggtggcggcggctgctgAGCCGGCGTCGACGCTCACCGGCCCGTCGCGGCCGGTGACGGTGGCGCTGCGGAAAGACAGGGGCCACGCGGTGGACCTGCCGGACACGGACCCCCGGGTGCAGCGCCGGGCCACGGGCTGGGCTCCCGAGCAGATCACCGTCGCGCTCTCCGCCGCTCCCACCTCTGCCTGGGTCTCCTGGATCACCG GCGAATTCCAGATGGGCGGCACCGTCAAGCCGCTGAACCCCGGCACGGTCGCCAGCGTCGTGCGCTACGGGCTCGCCGCCGATTCTTTGGTTCACGAGGCCACCGGCGACGCGCTCGTGTACAGCCAGCTCTACCCCTTCGAGGGCCTCCAGAACTACACCTCCGGCATCATCCACCACGTCCGCCTCCAAG GGCTTGAGCCTGCGACGAAGTACTACTACCAGTGCGGCGACCCGGGCATCCCGGGGGCGATGAGCGCCGTCCACGCGTTCCGGACGATGCCGGCGGTGGGGCCGCGGAGCTACCCGGGGAGGATCGCCGTGGTGGGAGACCTCGGGCTCACGTACAACACCACCTCGACCGTGGACCACATGGTCAGCAACCGGCCCGACCTGGTCCTCCTCGTCGGCGACGTGTGCTACGCCAACATGTACCTCACCAACGGCACCGGAGCGGACTGCTACTCGTGCGCGTTCGGCAAGTCGACGCCCATCCACGAGACGTACCAGCCGCGCTGGGACTACTGGGGAAGGTACATGGAGGCGGTGACGTCGGGCACGCCGATGATGGTGGTGGAAGGGAACCATGAGATAGAGGAGCAGATCGGCAACAAGACGTTCGCGGCCTACCGCTCCCGGTTCGCGTTCCCGTCGACGGAGAGCGGCTCCTTCTCCCCCTTCTACTACTCGTTCGACGCCGGCGGGATCCATTTCATCATGCTCGCCGCCTACGCCGATTACAGCAGGTCAGGGGAGCAGTACAGATGGCTGGTGAAGGACCTGGCGAAGGTGGACAGGGCGGTGACCCCCTGGCTGGTCGCCGGCTGGCACGCGCCATGGTACACCACCTACAAGGCTCACTACAGGGAGGTGGAGTGCATGAGAGTGGCCATGGAGGAGCTGCTCTACTCCCACGGCCTCGACATCGCCTTCACCGGCCAT GTGCACGCGTACGAGCGCTCCAACCGGGTGTTCAACTACACGCTGGACCCGTGCGGCGCGGTGCACATTTCGGTGGGCGACGGCGGGAACCGGGAGAAGATGGCCACCACCCACGCCGACGAGCCGGGGCACTGCCCGGACCCGCGGCCCAAGCCCAACGCCTTCATCGGCGGCTTCTGCGCCTTCAACTTCACGTCCGGCCCGGCCGCCGGCAGGTTCTGCTGGGACCGGCAGCCGGACTACAGCGCCTACCGGGAGAGCAGCTTCGGCCACGGCATCCTCGAG GTGAAGAACGAGACGCACGCTCTGTGGAGATGGCACAGGAACCAGGACCACTACGGAAGCGCCGGAGATGAGATTTACATTGTCCGGGAGCCGCACAGGTGCTTGCACAAGCACAACTCGACCAGGCCGGCACACGGTCGACAAAACACCACACGGGAATCGGGAGGTTAA